TTGCGGACCGAATAAACTCCCCCGAGCACCGCCGCGATCGTGACGAGCACGACGATGAATTTGTTTCTCAGCGAGAAATCAATGATGCGTTGAAGCATGAAGACGCCTTTTCAATGCTGGTGCAGGACTGCGGGAGATTTGCCGGGTGGATGTTGCTTGCGCCAGTTTTCCTCGGCCAGTTTTGCGTGCTTCACGGTCGTAGCCAGGACGAGGTCCATTCCGCATTTGGGGCACTTGCCCGGTTTGTCGGAAACGACATCGGCATGAACAGCCATTGGGCACGTGTAAAGCGTGACAGGCATCGAGGCGGAGTGGACGTTGGTGGTGGCATCGTTCGATTGTGGCGGTGCCATAAACGGAAAAAGGGTCATGCCACACCGCGGACATTTGCCCGGCTTCTCCGAATGTACGTCGCTGTGTTCCGCCATGGGGCAGGTGTAGTAGAGCAGAGTTCCGCCCGGATAAATCTTCGCGAGCAATTCAGATGAAACCGGCACCAGCGTCATGCCGCAGATCGGGCAAATTCCGGGGTGATCGTATTCGATCGAAACATGTTCCGGCATCGGACACAGGTAAACGAGCTTCGTGTTTTTTGCAGTGGCCTGAGTGGTCGTTTCCCGGGTGGGGCCGGGAAGGTTGGTGGCGCCGGTTTGCTCCATCGGTGGCGGCGCATGCGGTTCACGCATCTTTTGGATTGCTTCGCGAAGCTGGCTTTCGGAATCGAGCATGAACTGCCCGGAGGTCACCACCCGTTCCCCTTCGCGTAGTCCGTCGAGCACTTCGTAGGCGTCGTTTTCCGAGGACGGCCCGAGCGATACGGTGCGCGGTTCGAATTTGCCGCCGTCGAGCGCGACAAAGACGATATTCCGCTGACCACCGCGCAACACCGCCGAATCCGGCACCAGCAGAGTGGAGGGTTTGATTTCAGCCGTGAAGGTGACGGTCGCGAACATGCCCGGTTTCAATAGATGACCGGGATTATGAATTTCTATGCGGACCGTCGCGGTGCGGGTTTTCTCATCCAGCGTCGGATAGATGAAGGCGACCCGGCCGCGGAAGCTCAAGCCGGGCCACGACCCGAGGGTGACCGCCGCTTCCTGACCGGGCCGGATAAACGGAATGTCCTGTTCAAAAATCTGGGCCTGCACCCAGACGGTGTCGTGGTTGACCAACCGATACAGTTTCATCCCCGCATCCACCATTTGACCCTCGACCACCATTTTCTCCATCACGTAACCGTTGATCGGCGCGGTGACCTGCAAGGTCTTGCGCGGCCGCCGTGTTTTTTCCAGTTCCGCAATTTGCCCGGCGGAAATGTCCAGGAACTTTAACTTGGTGGCGGCGGTTTCGTGCAGCGCGGCGGCGCCGGGAGCGGATTCGGAATTTTGATTCAAAGAGAGCAGGTATTCGACCTCCGCGCTGTAGAGTTCTGGTGAATAGATTTCAAACAGCGGATCGCCGCGATGCACCTGCTGGCCCGTGGTGTCCACATACAGTTTCTCGACCCAGCCCTTGAATTTGGTCGTCACGTCCACCATGGCTGCTTCACTGTGATCAATCGTTGCGACGGTTCGCACCGTTCGCCGTAGCGGGCCGCGCATTACTTCGCTCGTCCGAATGCCCATCGTTTGAATCGTGACCGGATCCACCGCGATGACGGAGGATTCCGCCGCCGCAGCCTGGTCTTCGTAAACCGGCACCATTTCCATGCCCATGCTGTCCTTGCCGGGTTGTTGACTGATTTCTCCAGGAGTCATGGTGGACTTGTAATACTTGACCGCGCGCTGGGCGGTTCCGGCGCCCGATTTTGTGTTCGCATCGTCGCCCGGTTGTTTGCGGACTCGCGTAAGCTTCATGCCACAGATCGGACAATTGCCGGGATGATCCTGAATGACCTGAGGGTGCATGCCGCAGGTGTAAAGATTTCTGGTGGCGGTATCGCCGCCGCCGTCGCGTTTGGAGCAGCCAGCGAGGAAAATCCCGGCAGCGGCAACGAGCAGCAGCAAGCCAAAGACAAGTTTCAGATTGGTTTTCATGACAGTTCTAAGGTGCTAAAGTGGGATTCGACGCTGACAACACCGGCGCGCCTTCGGGCGGCACCCCGGCAATCATCAATGACATTTCGGCCAGTACGATTTCCCGGCGTGTCCGGGCTTCGATCTCCGCAAGCCCGAAGTTGAGCAAGGTCCGTTCGGCATCGATGAGATTGAAGAAATCGATGGTGCCCGAAAGGTAACCGGTGCGCGCGATCTCAAGTGATTGCTTTGCTTTTGGGATGAGCTGGTTTTGCAGCAGCGCCAGTTCGCGGTTGATCTCGCGATACATGAATGATTTCTCCGCAAATTCGACCGTGAGACTGATCTGTTCGGCGGTGAGCCGCGACCGTGCCGCCAGTTCAGCTGCCTCGGCCTGCGCGATTTCGGCGGCAATCTTTTTGCGCCAGATGGGCAGGCTGACGCTGGCCAGCGGACGAAATATTGTTGGCGAAGCCTGGACGTCCGCCATCAATCCGAGGCTGAAATCCGGCACCTTCTCTTTGGTGGCCACACCGATTGCCGCTTGCGCCGCGCGCACCTCCCCTTCCATCGCCTTCAGTCGTGGATTGCGCGCAAACGCCGTTTTCAGCAATTCGTCCGGGTCCGGGTCCGAAGTGGAAGACTCAAGGCTCTCGGGCACGGGAGGGTCCGGCCGGTCATGCGGCATGCCAAGCGCAGCTTTGAATCGGACCAGCATCGGACGGCGGGAGTCCTCGACGTTGGTGATTTCGTTGTTCAGCCGGTCGCGTTCGAGTTGTGCGCGGAGCACGTCCTGCAAAGTGACTTTGCCTGTTTCGTTCTGCGCCCGAGCGATGCTTTCCAGGTTGCCAAGAAGCCTGGCGTTCTCGCGGTTGATTCGGAGGCGTTCATCCAAAAAATGCAATTCGAGAAAACTTCGCTTCAACTCAAAAGCCGACTGGAGCACGGCGGCCTCAAAAGCAGAATACCTGGTCCGGCTCACCGCAGCTGCCATGTTGCCGCGCGCCTTCAATTTGCCCGGGCCCGGAAAATCCTGCATGAGACCCGGCATCACGGTCATTACTACGTCGGCGATATCGGACTCGAACGTGAGT
Above is a genomic segment from Candidatus Angelobacter sp. containing:
- a CDS encoding TolC family protein gives rise to the protein MNEVKAKAPRQIMRLCIHRAAWSAAVGAAIIAVGCRGVPTRTERVARQDFHEVAERYRPDGKPPVLPELKPASPFSNYLMYAMLNSPRVQAAYYDWAASVERITVERSLPDPKLTFESDIADVVMTVMPGLMQDFPGPGKLKARGNMAAAVSRTRYSAFEAAVLQSAFELKRSFLELHFLDERLRINRENARLLGNLESIARAQNETGKVTLQDVLRAQLERDRLNNEITNVEDSRRPMLVRFKAALGMPHDRPDPPVPESLESSTSDPDPDELLKTAFARNPRLKAMEGEVRAAQAAIGVATKEKVPDFSLGLMADVQASPTIFRPLASVSLPIWRKKIAAEIAQAEAAELAARSRLTAEQISLTVEFAEKSFMYREINRELALLQNQLIPKAKQSLEIARTGYLSGTIDFFNLIDAERTLLNFGLAEIEARTRREIVLAEMSLMIAGVPPEGAPVLSASNPTLAP
- a CDS encoding efflux RND transporter periplasmic adaptor subunit, with amino-acid sequence MKTNLKLVFGLLLLVAAAGIFLAGCSKRDGGGDTATRNLYTCGMHPQVIQDHPGNCPICGMKLTRVRKQPGDDANTKSGAGTAQRAVKYYKSTMTPGEISQQPGKDSMGMEMVPVYEDQAAAAESSVIAVDPVTIQTMGIRTSEVMRGPLRRTVRTVATIDHSEAAMVDVTTKFKGWVEKLYVDTTGQQVHRGDPLFEIYSPELYSAEVEYLLSLNQNSESAPGAAALHETAATKLKFLDISAGQIAELEKTRRPRKTLQVTAPINGYVMEKMVVEGQMVDAGMKLYRLVNHDTVWVQAQIFEQDIPFIRPGQEAAVTLGSWPGLSFRGRVAFIYPTLDEKTRTATVRIEIHNPGHLLKPGMFATVTFTAEIKPSTLLVPDSAVLRGGQRNIVFVALDGGKFEPRTVSLGPSSENDAYEVLDGLREGERVVTSGQFMLDSESQLREAIQKMREPHAPPPMEQTGATNLPGPTRETTTQATAKNTKLVYLCPMPEHVSIEYDHPGICPICGMTLVPVSSELLAKIYPGGTLLYYTCPMAEHSDVHSEKPGKCPRCGMTLFPFMAPPQSNDATTNVHSASMPVTLYTCPMAVHADVVSDKPGKCPKCGMDLVLATTVKHAKLAEENWRKQHPPGKSPAVLHQH